In [Phormidium] sp. ETS-05, the genomic window TGGTTATCTCCAACCATCGCAGCAACTTTATCAATGGCTAATTACCCCCATTGAAGCGGAATTACAAGCGGCGGGGATTAATACTCTGCTATTCAGTATGGATGTGGGTTTGCGGAGTTTGCCAATGGCGGCGCTGCACGATGGCAATCAGTTTCTGGTGGAAAAATACAGTATGAGCCTGATTCCATCGATGAGTTTAATCGATCCTCGCTACCAACACTTGAAGGATACGCGGGTGTTGGGGATGGGTGCTTCTAATTTCCAAAACTTAGGACCTCTGCCTGCAGTGCCTGTGGAATTATCGGCGGTGACGGAGGAATTGTGGCAAGGTGATGATTATTTAAATGAGACGTTCACACGAGATAATCTCGTAGAACAGCGGCAGAATAATCCCTATCCCATCATTCACTTGGCGACTCACGGGGATTTCCAACCGGGCTTGCCGGAGAATTCATATATCCAATTGTGGGGGGAGGAGAAGTTGCGGTTAAATCAATTGCGGGAACTGGGGTGGAATAATCCGCCGGTAGAGTTGCTGGTCCTCAGTGCTTGTCGCACGGCTTTGGGCGATGAGCAGGCGGAATTGGGTTTTGCTGGTTTTGCCGTGGCGGCGGGGGTGAAGTCGGCTTTGGCTTCTTTGTGGTATGTGAGCGATGAGGGTAGCTTGGCTCTGATGACGGAGTTTTACCGCAATTTGGAGGCGGCGAAGATTAAGGGTGAGGCTCTGCGACAAGCTCAGTTAGCGATGATTCGCGGTGAGGTGGATGTCACCGGTGGTAGTCTGCGCAATAGTGCTGAGGGAGCGGCGATCGGCCTCCCGCCGGAGTTGGCGGGGGTGGAAAATCACGAGTTGTCTCACCCTTATTACTGGTCTGCTTTTACCATGATTGGCAGTCCGTGGTAGGTTGGTTATTTGTCCCTTGTCCCTTGTCCTTTGTCATTTGGACCGCCAGAAACCGGGTTTCTTAACCAAGTCTCGGTTAAAATCCCAAATTTACCGCAGAAACCCGGTTTCTTTGCAGACTAATGCCCTCTATCCCCCAACCCCTCCTGAGCGAAGTCGAAGGGCTCCCAAAAAGGGAGAAAGGGGCTAAGACCATCACCCCCTCCTACCCCTCTCCCGACCCTCCTACCCCTCTCCCCCCCTGGGGAGGGGCCAGGGGTGAGGGCTTTAGGGGCCAGGGGTGAGGGCTGTCTTAGGGGAATAAATCCCATCCAAAGAACGATCGGCCTTTATCCTCACCACCAAATCTGCCCCACCTGCCAACAGCGGCGTAATAAATAACTCCGGGTGCAGTGCTTTCCAAAAATACTTGACAAAATCCGCAATCTGTGCATCAGTCATTCCCCCCGCACCCGAGGCTACCCGTTCCCGTTCCGCCTCCTGTCGCCAAGGCAAACTCAGCCGCCAATCTACCGGATACAGTACCATCAAACTATCCAACCGCTCCCACAAAGGCAAATAATCCTGCAGTTTCCGATTCATATCCCGAGCAAAAGCAATATCATCCCTGGTGATAATTGGCTCTGGGGGGTTATCAAAAGCCGCATCAGGGACCGGTTGCACCCCCACCAACCACCCCTCAAATAACACAATATCGGCACTCTCAACCATTTCCGGCGCCATTCTATCTCCCGCACCACCCCAAGCCGATTTATCAAATCTGGGGATAGCCACGGGACTGTCACCACCACGCAAAGCATCCAACACCGCCACCCCCAAATCCACATCGTGAGTTCCCGGCGGTCCGCGCCAAATCAGGCGGGGGTCAACTTCAAGAAGTTGCTGCCTTTCGGCATAAGTCTTGTATAAATCATCGATAGAAATACAAACAGTGCGCAATTTGGGCTGCCGCTGACTTAAAATTAACTGCACCATACGGGCCAAAGTGGTTTTCCCAGTGCCTTGTCCCCCCAAAATCCCCTGGACAAAGGGCCGCCCCAAATTCTGCTGCTGTTTTGCCAGATGTTCCGCCAGGGGCAACCAGAGCCGCCAGAGGGTTTCTAGGGTGGTTTGTGTTGCCCGGTTTGGTTCACTCAAATTAAATTTAGGGATAATTTTATTAAAATGAGGATGAGATATTGTTTCATTCAAGTGCTGCAAACGTATTGGTAGGGTGGGCAGTGCCCTATCCAGGAGCTGATTTGTCACCGGCTCGGTATTGGGCACTGCCCACCCTACAGCCGCTCGTTCCCAAGCCAGGAGCTGTTCCCACATCGGCTCTGTGAGCTGCTCACCAGTGGCCCACTGCTGCAGAATTTCTCCCAAAGACAAATCACGAAGCAAGTTTGAACGCCTCCAGGTACATACTATATATAAAGCCCAGTTTTAGGCAGTTGAGGAGTTGGGGTAAAAGCATTTGCCCCAGTTCCCGCTTTGCCCTATAAAGAAACCAGCTATAACCTTCCGTCACTACCAGGACGGTTGCGGCCATAGTCACGTCTAAATTAGCCTTCTGACCGGCCACACTGGCAATGAATTCGCCCAAAAAGAAGCCAAATAGCACGCTGAGGGCCAGGAGGGAAGTCCGCCGCCAGGGGTTGCGCAACCACTGCTCTAGGCGATTTAACAGGGTATCGACGATCGTATTTAGTCGGGTATTTTGCATATGGTCATTTGTCCTTGGTCATTTGTCCTTGGTCATTGGTCATTTGTCCTTGGTCATTTGTTTG contains:
- a CDS encoding DUF565 domain-containing protein, whose protein sequence is MQNTRLNTIVDTLLNRLEQWLRNPWRRTSLLALSVLFGFFLGEFIASVAGQKANLDVTMAATVLVVTEGYSWFLYRAKRELGQMLLPQLLNCLKLGFIYSMYLEAFKLAS
- a CDS encoding glycerate kinase, whose translation is MLRDLSLGEILQQWATGEQLTEPMWEQLLAWERAAVGWAVPNTEPVTNQLLDRALPTLPIRLQHLNETISHPHFNKIIPKFNLSEPNRATQTTLETLWRLWLPLAEHLAKQQQNLGRPFVQGILGGQGTGKTTLARMVQLILSQRQPKLRTVCISIDDLYKTYAERQQLLEVDPRLIWRGPPGTHDVDLGVAVLDALRGGDSPVAIPRFDKSAWGGAGDRMAPEMVESADIVLFEGWLVGVQPVPDAAFDNPPEPIITRDDIAFARDMNRKLQDYLPLWERLDSLMVLYPVDWRLSLPWRQEAERERVASGAGGMTDAQIADFVKYFWKALHPELFITPLLAGGADLVVRIKADRSLDGIYSPKTALTPGP